The genomic stretch CAATCTAGCCTAAAACTCTTTCCCACTGATTTAATTGATTTTTCCATTTTGTGTTTTCCAACGGAATCCAATACCATCCAGTTTAAGCGATCGAGAAACGGTGACCAAACGGTGACGAGAATCCGGTCTTCATTGAGTGGGTGGTAATGGGAACGATTACAGACAAACAAATGAACTCAAAGCCAGGGAAGTCGATCTGGTTGACTGAGGATGCTCCGAGGGGATGTGGGCGTTTCATGGCCCGCATTCTGAAAAGCGGGGACAGACTGTTTTACTTCCGATATACCAATTCCCAGGGTGAACGGGTCTTCCTTCCTGTAGGTAATTACGATCAGTCTGGTAAGGACGGCCTAACCCTGCGAGAGGCGCGAACGAAGGCCGGTGAGCTATCCCGCTTATACCAGGCTGGCATTCGGGATCTGAGGGAGTATCAGGAGGCAGAGGAGGACGCACGTAAGGCCACCCATGAGGCAGAGATGGCCAGGTTACGGGCTGAGCGAGAGGCTGCAGAGGCAGAAAAAGCACGCCAGGCCGCCCGTAAGACCGTGACGGAGCTTTTTGAGCATTGGGCGGACATCGATCTTAAAAACCGGAAAGATGGCGGAGCAGAGGTTCGTAGGCTCTTTGAAAAGGATGTGCTTCCTAAAATTGGTCAGCTTGCGGTTGAAGATGTCAAAAAGGGCCATGTCACAGAGGTCGTCGATGCGCAGCTTAATCGCGGTGTGACCCGCATGGCAAAGCTGACGCTGAGCCTCATCAGGCAGATGTTTCGTTTTGCAGTAGACCGGGATTTGATCGAGTACGACCCCACGGCCAGTATCCGGAAGTCAAAAATTGGTGGTAAAGACGTTGAGCGCGACAGAGTATTGAATGACGGGGAAATTAAAGCGCTTGCCAATCAGATCCCCGATGCGCAGATGTTGCCTTCCACATCCATCGCTATCTGGATCATGCTGACAACTTGTTGCAGAATCGGAGAGCTGATTAAAGCGGAGTGGGTCGATGTGAATTTAAAGCAGGGTGCTTGGAAGATCCCTGCGGAAAACAGTAAGAATGGTAAGCCGCACGAAATTGCTTTATCCAGCTTCGCTGTGGCTTGGTTTAAAGACCTGGAGAAGCTATCCGGGGATTCTCGATGGTGTTATCCGAACTCATCAGATACTGGCTCAGTCTGTCCCAAATCAATCACCAAGCAAATTCGTGATCGACAGCTTCCCACCGGTAAAGAGCCAAGCAAAGGGCGAAGCTCAAAGGCTCAAGCACTCGTTCTTTCAGGTGGAAAGTGGACCCCACATGATCTCCGGCGAACTGGGGCAACAATAATGACCGCGCAGGGTGTGATACCCGAGGTGGCTGAACGTTGCCTCAACCATACTGAAGAAAATAAGGTGAAGCGAGTGTACCAGCGCCACAGTTACGGCCCTGAGACGAGAGAAGCATGGGATTTGCTGGGTGCCCATGTGCGAAAACTGTTTTATATGGGCATAGGTAATTGAATGATGAGTTCTACAGCTGATGCCCTCAACCGCAAAAGCCAAGAAGATCTGGCTGACGTTGAATATCTCAAGAAATTATGGGACGAAGAAAAAGGTAGTTTCTTCGATGCACTGGTTAAGGCCGAGACGGGAGTTTGGACCTATTGTCCTCCGCAACACCAAGTCTATGTGAAGACTCTTTACCTTGATCGACATGATAAGGTTATTACTTGCACTTACACCCCTTTGGACGTGCTCAGCCCTCTGATTAAAATAGAGAACTCCACACTCAAGGAAATTGAGAGAATCGGTAAAGCGAAAATATCTTGTGCTGAAAATGTTGCAGAAGCGAATAACAACAAAGTTATTGTTCATTTCGATTACGATGATGATGACGATAAAAAAACATCGGTTGAAATAACTGTCCCAATGCCCGGAATTACTGGACGGGGCGCTGACTCGCTGAATATTCGGTCATTAGGTAATCGATACTGCTCATCAGAACAGCTATATGTTTTTTCGGTATTTAAGGCGGGAGAGCAGCCTAGAAGTGTTGTGAGGACATTAGATGAGTTGTCTTTTGATGTTACTTTGGCAGACCTGTGGGTGGCAGATCGCGAGGCTGAGATTTTAACCGAGGGCTCCTACTTTAGCAAAAATAAGTTAAAAGAAATACTTGATAAAGATTGGGTTAGTAGTTCGCTGGAATGTTTAAATAATGTTGCTTTTGAGTATAAGGGATATAGAAAAGAAAATGATAGAGATGAAATTTTGAAAGCAGAAATAATGACAAAGCTTTTAAATACTCTTCGCTTAAGCAAGGGTCAGAAATTAAATAGCGCTTTCGATATTTCGGTTGGTCGCTGGTCTGCCTATCGTGACGGAATTTTTGGAGATTCTTCTGGTGGCGAAATCAAGTTGCTAGAGATCGTGAACAGGTTGGCTGAAGTCGATCATGATGCGAAGTTAAATGACCGCAGTCGTTCGCATTATACTTTAAAAAGTTCACCTCTGGAATTTGAAAGGGCATTTAATAATAGAGGTAACAGTTCTGTAGATTTCTGGATTTGGGTTGAAAAAGAAGTCGAGATTTTTAAAAGTAGGAAGTGGGGAGCGCTTTCAAAACACATAAGCGAGTTCATAAGAAACTAATTACTTTAACAGCCCAAATTTAAATATAAGAATCCACATTAAAAAACTGGATTGCATTTCCTTTTTCTGCCTCGTCTCTCCTTTTTCTTTGGTATCGTTCCCCGAAAGAAAGTCCGATTAGCCGAAATATTTAGAGAATTTAAAGAGTAGTCTGTTTTTGCTAAATAGCAGGCCGCAAATTTCAGATTCTCGATCTTTTCGATATCCCAATGCTCTACACGCCCAATTCCATAGTATTTGTATTTTGCAGGGTCCGTTGCATTACAGTTATGATAGTCTCCTCGACCCTCCGTTACCTCGTTTTTCCAGTGTTCTCCAATCATTCTGGCTAAGATGACATCTTTCTGGTGCTTGGACCCGTCGAAAAAAAGCATAACGTGGAAATGATAACCACGATAATGTCCATGTTCCAGTTTCCCGATAAAGCCTTCCGGCTTGGGTATTTTTTCAGATTCTCTCAAATCTCTTCGGAGTCGGCGCCAGAATCTTGCCATGTCGATAAATAAATCACTTAAAAAGTTGACCTTGTCAGGGTCGATTCTAAGACGTAGGTCAATTCTCACAACGATGAGTCTTGCATAATTTTCTAGGTGAGCATCAATATATCGGGAACAGCTATTTTCTCTTTTTAATTCTGATTTTCGGTTGATTCTGATAGTGCGCTTAAACTCTGGGGTGGAGGTATATTTCTGCAATGATTGGCAGAAGTCTTTGAGCAGTTTGTTGTCACCTAGATCCCCTGAAATGAGTTTTCCTACATCTTGGTCTATGGCGTGTGGTGATATGACTGTGTTTTTTGCTGAGAAGAAGGCCTCTACATAGGGATTCATTCCATAGAGTGGGGCGTCAATAGATAATCCCTCTTCTGAGATACCAAGAAGTCTTATTATTTCTCGCTTGCTTGATCGTGATAACGATTCTACTTTGGCTATCTTTTTTGATAGTGTTGCTATAGCATCTAGATCCTTGATAGTGTCTAATGATTCATATACGTATGTCATATGCCCTCTATCTCTATATATTTATATATCTATATATTTATATATCTCTATATCTTTATAGCTTCTACAGACGTAATAGGATAAGTACCAGAATTAAATCCGCTTGTTTTCTGATGATCCGGCCTGAACCCCGGGGAATTCAGGCCGTTAAGTTAGGCGTCCATACTATGCTGGAAGATGAGGCATCGTATCGATTAGATGCCTGTTCTTTTCATTTACGAAAACTCGAATGTATCCGCTACATTCAAGGTATTCTAGCGCGTCCCTGAATTGCGCTGGTTTCCTCACTGCTGAAGGACAGTACTGCCTGGTGTGCCTCTTTGGGATATATCGCTGATTCCGGCCACGGACATTACTTGTCAGCCAATCGTTAAGAATCATGGCATTGACGACGTGATTCGGGGTGTGATCGAAAACCATCATATATTCGTTTGAGAAAAATACGCATATATGAACGGCAGCATCCAAGGTGTCATAGCTGATATTACCGCTCTCGTTGTTCACAACGTGTAATATCCCCGCCACTCTGACTATATTTTCCAAGAGCTTGGATGCGTGATCCGTTGCATTGGCATAGATACCGCCAGGCCTCATATTGACCTCAATCTCGTTGCCGACAGCGATACAGTGGTCTGCCGCACGATCACTTAATTTCAGAAGGTTCTTCATATTCAGTCTCCTCAGATTCGAAGGATTTTTCGATCAGCTCGCGGATTCGCGCAAAATATTGCGTCGAGTCTGACCTAGTGTTTTCGTGACGGGATATCTGTCTGAACCCGATCGTTGAAAGCGGTCCGCACACCAAAGTCCGTGCCCACAAACCTGCCGCTTTGGCCAGATCGGATTTGCGGTCTCGATATTCTTGGAATGGGCCGGGCTGAATTGAGAGTAGGAAAGCCATCCGTTGCCCCGTGAGCGTGAAGGACTCTGAGGTTTTTCGTTCGACTTTGATGGGCATTCCGCTCCAAGAAGAGTTCAATGTCGACATCCCTGGAGTGACCAACTGGTTGAGGGTGCCTGTT from Marinobacter adhaerens HP15 encodes the following:
- a CDS encoding DUF3987 domain-containing protein yields the protein MKNLLKLSDRAADHCIAVGNEIEVNMRPGGIYANATDHASKLLENIVRVAGILHVVNNESGNISYDTLDAAVHICVFFSNEYMMVFDHTPNHVVNAMILNDWLTSNVRGRNQRYIPKRHTRQYCPSAVRKPAQFRDALEYLECSGYIRVFVNEKNRHLIDTMPHLPA
- a CDS encoding YagK/YfjJ domain-containing protein, producing MTYVYESLDTIKDLDAIATLSKKIAKVESLSRSSKREIIRLLGISEEGLSIDAPLYGMNPYVEAFFSAKNTVISPHAIDQDVGKLISGDLGDNKLLKDFCQSLQKYTSTPEFKRTIRINRKSELKRENSCSRYIDAHLENYARLIVVRIDLRLRIDPDKVNFLSDLFIDMARFWRRLRRDLRESEKIPKPEGFIGKLEHGHYRGYHFHVMLFFDGSKHQKDVILARMIGEHWKNEVTEGRGDYHNCNATDPAKYKYYGIGRVEHWDIEKIENLKFAACYLAKTDYSLNSLNISANRTFFRGTIPKKKERRGRKRKCNPVF
- a CDS encoding tyrosine-type recombinase/integrase; translation: MGTITDKQMNSKPGKSIWLTEDAPRGCGRFMARILKSGDRLFYFRYTNSQGERVFLPVGNYDQSGKDGLTLREARTKAGELSRLYQAGIRDLREYQEAEEDARKATHEAEMARLRAEREAAEAEKARQAARKTVTELFEHWADIDLKNRKDGGAEVRRLFEKDVLPKIGQLAVEDVKKGHVTEVVDAQLNRGVTRMAKLTLSLIRQMFRFAVDRDLIEYDPTASIRKSKIGGKDVERDRVLNDGEIKALANQIPDAQMLPSTSIAIWIMLTTCCRIGELIKAEWVDVNLKQGAWKIPAENSKNGKPHEIALSSFAVAWFKDLEKLSGDSRWCYPNSSDTGSVCPKSITKQIRDRQLPTGKEPSKGRSSKAQALVLSGGKWTPHDLRRTGATIMTAQGVIPEVAERCLNHTEENKVKRVYQRHSYGPETREAWDLLGAHVRKLFYMGIGN
- a CDS encoding DUF3987 domain-containing protein codes for the protein MTSPKTKKAQRLYSEHEKNKPPKPKGRQTIYDDTTVQGLLQGMHQNTKNVCVLADEGTGTLNQLVTPGMSTLNSSWSGMPIKVERKTSESFTLTGQRMAFLLSIQPGPFQEYRDRKSDLAKAAGLWARTLVCGPLSTIGFRQISRHENTRSDSTQYFARIRELIEKSFESEETEYEEPSEIK